Genomic segment of Acidobacteriota bacterium:
CCCCGCCAGGCCCCCGTAGGTGGGAAAGCCCTCGGTGAGGATCAGCAACTCCCTCTCCTGGCGGGCCACGGCGTCGTCGTTGCTGCACAAGAATCCCCCGATGTTGGCCATGCCATCCTTCTTGGCGCTCATGGTGCACCCATCGGCGTGGGAGAACATCTCGCGGGCGATCTCGGCCAAGTCCCTGTCAGCGTATTGCGGGCTTCTCTTGCGGATGAAATAGGCGTTCTCGGCGAAGCGGCAGGCGTCGAAATAGAAGGGGATGCCGCGTCGGCGGCACATCCGGGAGGCCGATACGATGTTCTCCATCGAGACGGGCTGACCGCCGGCGCTGTTGTTGGTGACCGTCATCATGACGAAGGGGATGCGCCCGGCGTATTCCTCCAGGGCTTCCTCCAGCTTCTCCAGATCAATATTCCCTTTGAACGGGTGTTCGGCCTGCAGATCGCGGGATTGCGGGCAGGGAAGGTCCAGCGCCCGGGCGCCGCGAGCCTCGATGTTGGCCCGCGTGGTGTCGAAATGGGTATTGTTGGGGACGACGTCGCCCTCCTTGACCAGCGTGGCGGCCAGGATGCGCTCGGCGGCGCGTCCCTGGTGGGTGGGGATGACGTGCCTGAACCCGAAAATCTCCTTGACGGTCGACTCGAAGCGCCGGAAGCTGGGGCTCCCGGCATAGGACTCGTCCCCGCGCATCATCGCCGCCCACTGTGCGGAACTCATGGCGCCCGTGCCGCTGTCGGTGAGCAAGTCGATGAGGATAGCGTCGGACGGCACCCGGAACAGGTTGTATCCCGCCTCCTCCAGCAGCCGCTCCCGCTCTTCCCGATCGGTCAGCCCGATCGGCTCCACGACTTTGATGCGGAAAGGTTCGATAATGCGCGCCACGCTCCACCTCCTCTCCCCCTCACCCTACAGTCTAATCGACCCGAGGCCCTGCAGGAAGCCGTGGGTTGAAGGGGGATACGATCCGAGTGCTCGACATAAAACGTCGGGATAGTGGGACCTTGTTGCAAAAGGGTTAGCCGTGCGGGCGGGTTTTAGGGCATCATCGGTCCGTGCTGCGTCCAAGTGCCGAAATGGCGGGTGGGGACGGCGGTAAGAATGCCCTGGTTGCTGAGCAGTCCCAAGGCGATCAGTCCCGAGCGATCGCTGTGGACTTCCAACACGCCCTGAAAGCCCTCTTCTAAGCCGGAAAACAACTCGTCGATGAAAC
This window contains:
- a CDS encoding tryptophanase gives rise to the protein MARIIEPFRIKVVEPIGLTDREERERLLEEAGYNLFRVPSDAILIDLLTDSGTGAMSSAQWAAMMRGDESYAGSPSFRRFESTVKEIFGFRHVIPTHQGRAAERILAATLVKEGDVVPNNTHFDTTRANIEARGARALDLPCPQSRDLQAEHPFKGNIDLEKLEEALEEYAGRIPFVMMTVTNNSAGGQPVSMENIVSASRMCRRRGIPFYFDACRFAENAYFIRKRSPQYADRDLAEIAREMFSHADGCTMSAKKDGMANIGGFLCSNDDAVARQERELLILTEGFPTYGGLAGRDLEAIAVGLREALDLHYQEYRAASTSYLGRGLSSRGIPIVQPPGGHAVYINAAGMLPHLPRERYPGQALVIELYRHAGIRSVEIGSVMFGRRDPDSGEESYADSELVRLAIPRRVYTKSQIDYVVESIGEVFEKRDTVPGVRITEQPRSLRHFTASFELA